In a genomic window of Cytobacillus sp. FSL H8-0458:
- a CDS encoding ABC transporter ATP-binding protein, whose protein sequence is MINLTGITKSYQAGKESIEVLKGINLSIEQGDSVAIMGPSGSGKSTLMNIIGCLDLPTEGIYELDGENISHYSEAELAKVRNQSIGFVFQQFHLLPRLTAIQNVELPMIYSGLAKKERLERAEAALVKVGLADRMEHLPNALSGGQKQRVAIARAIVNEPKIILADEPTGALDTKTSASIMDLFSELNHEGSTIVMVTHEPEIAEYAHHTIMVRDGLIVNAEPSRRGAPV, encoded by the coding sequence ATGATCAACTTAACAGGCATAACCAAGTCCTATCAGGCGGGAAAAGAAAGTATTGAAGTATTAAAAGGAATTAACCTAAGCATTGAGCAAGGTGATTCTGTAGCCATTATGGGGCCATCCGGATCGGGCAAATCCACACTTATGAATATTATTGGATGCCTCGATCTGCCGACAGAAGGAATATATGAACTGGATGGAGAGAATATATCCCATTACTCGGAAGCAGAGCTGGCCAAGGTCAGAAATCAGTCGATCGGGTTTGTGTTTCAGCAGTTTCATCTGCTTCCGAGGCTGACGGCTATTCAAAATGTGGAGCTGCCTATGATTTATAGCGGACTTGCCAAAAAGGAACGATTGGAACGGGCGGAAGCAGCGCTGGTTAAAGTGGGCCTTGCTGATCGGATGGAGCATCTGCCGAATGCCTTATCAGGAGGGCAGAAGCAGCGGGTTGCCATCGCCCGGGCGATTGTGAACGAGCCGAAAATCATCTTGGCGGATGAACCGACAGGTGCACTTGATACGAAAACAAGTGCCTCCATTATGGATCTGTTCAGTGAGCTGAACCATGAAGGATCAACGATTGTAATGGTGACACATGAACCTGAGATAGCAGAATATGCTCATCACACGATTATGGTGAGGGACGGGCTGATTGTGAACGCTGAACCTTCCCGGAGGGGGGCGCCTGTATGA
- a CDS encoding efflux RND transporter periplasmic adaptor subunit, with protein MKKKVWIAIGVTAVVLLMAGVSIYRQAFAKGPEVKTAHPVQEEITEQIMIPGTVKLVNEQKIYASPEKGEIKEFLVEEGDSVKKGEVLARFDEHALALELEKVKLQAESGYLKINQLEKQEDELGDKEKELHKQAGKKEAEKQIQPERDQLKLEKRLANLELSQVLLQKKDIEKRLEELEIKSTMDGVVLQLNKATSSDPSSAGKPVIYIGDLKATLASGLLSEFDSLKVNEGQKVTLRSDAIPDKEWKGEVSEVADMPEENQGINPAENSAPQYRVEISAKEMSLRPGFQLIMEIETDKKKTLTVPANAVVTGDSSVYVFVVRDQKSYKQEVETGVASGNKIEITGGLEEKDLIITNPSDQLKDGVEVDAE; from the coding sequence ATGAAAAAAAAAGTTTGGATTGCCATCGGAGTGACGGCTGTGGTGTTGCTGATGGCTGGCGTGAGCATCTACAGACAGGCGTTCGCAAAAGGGCCTGAAGTAAAAACCGCCCATCCGGTGCAGGAGGAAATAACAGAACAGATAATGATTCCCGGAACAGTGAAGCTGGTAAATGAACAGAAGATATATGCTTCTCCCGAAAAAGGAGAAATAAAGGAGTTCCTTGTGGAAGAAGGGGATTCAGTCAAAAAAGGAGAGGTTCTGGCCAGGTTTGATGAGCATGCTTTAGCCCTGGAACTGGAAAAAGTTAAACTCCAGGCTGAATCAGGTTATTTAAAAATCAATCAGCTTGAAAAACAGGAAGATGAGCTGGGCGATAAGGAAAAAGAGCTGCACAAACAGGCTGGAAAAAAAGAGGCTGAAAAACAGATACAGCCTGAAAGGGATCAGCTTAAGCTGGAAAAGCGATTGGCGAATCTGGAATTAAGCCAGGTGCTTCTGCAGAAGAAGGATATTGAAAAACGCCTGGAAGAATTAGAGATTAAGAGCACCATGGATGGAGTGGTGCTCCAGTTGAACAAAGCAACGTCATCCGACCCATCTTCGGCAGGAAAACCAGTCATTTATATTGGGGATCTGAAAGCGACCTTAGCATCGGGCCTGCTTTCAGAATTCGATTCACTGAAGGTCAATGAGGGGCAAAAAGTGACCCTCCGTTCCGATGCGATTCCTGACAAGGAATGGAAAGGTGAAGTCAGCGAAGTGGCTGATATGCCTGAAGAGAATCAGGGAATAAACCCTGCGGAAAATAGTGCGCCGCAGTATCGGGTGGAGATTTCGGCAAAGGAGATGTCCCTGAGACCGGGTTTTCAGCTCATAATGGAAATCGAAACGGATAAGAAGAAGACACTCACTGTTCCTGCAAACGCAGTGGTAACGGGAGACAGCAGTGTATATGTATTCGTGGTCAGGGATCAGAAAAGTTATAAACAGGAAGTGGAGACTGGTGTTGCTTCCGGGAATAAAATCGAGATCACAGGCGGACTTGAAGAGAAGGATTTGATTATTACGAATCCATCAGATCAGCTGAAAGACGGCGTGGAAGTGGATGCGGAATGA
- a CDS encoding Yip1 family protein, with the protein MEQEVKTSSAKPSLLGMIWSPGEQFDRIRQNPRIWVPLILVSIIYSIGMFLMAMSMDASYLGLEGMSDAEAEMVMMFARGGVAITGIFTPVFVALISSAIYMIFTKIAGSDATFKQLFSMNVHIIVIGGLGLILNMALRAAIGGNPEIFITSLAGLTNSEKPGILGSIELFSIWQSVITAIGLQRVAGLSKGWAWGIAIAFFIIGILFALLSNTVSGMTGV; encoded by the coding sequence ATGGAACAGGAAGTAAAAACGAGCAGTGCAAAACCGAGTTTGCTAGGGATGATATGGAGTCCGGGGGAGCAGTTTGACCGGATCCGCCAGAATCCTAGGATTTGGGTGCCGCTCATATTGGTGAGTATTATTTATTCGATCGGCATGTTTTTAATGGCAATGTCGATGGATGCTTCTTATCTGGGCCTCGAAGGGATGAGCGACGCGGAAGCCGAAATGGTGATGATGTTTGCCAGGGGCGGAGTTGCAATTACAGGTATATTCACACCGGTATTTGTGGCGCTGATTTCAAGTGCTATCTATATGATTTTCACTAAGATTGCTGGATCTGATGCGACGTTTAAACAGTTATTCTCTATGAATGTCCATATTATTGTGATTGGCGGTTTGGGTCTTATCCTTAACATGGCTTTGAGAGCCGCGATCGGCGGAAATCCGGAAATTTTTATTACTAGTTTAGCAGGACTGACGAATAGTGAGAAGCCGGGAATCTTAGGTTCTATTGAATTATTCAGCATTTGGCAGTCGGTTATCACGGCGATAGGGCTGCAGCGGGTGGCAGGATTATCAAAAGGCTGGGCTTGGGGCATTGCGATTGCGTTCTTCATTATTGGCATTCTGTTTGCTTTACTCAGCAATACCGTCTCAGGAATGACTGGTGTTTAA
- a CDS encoding ABC transporter permease, producing MLTILKSEWFKLRKSNIIGILLVGPLIGIGAGIGADTADAAGMMNEWYMLLIYMNLPYAVLFLPLVTGVLASLVCRYEHQAGGWKQLLALPVTRGKVFAAKYVLILLLVLFIQLFYLAAIAGAGLYKGIADPFPAAIVWKSILGGWVAAFPLVALQLWMSVWFKSFAAPFAVNVVFTLPSILAMNSEKVGPYYPWAQPFAMMYPATESGDIFFIPWEQLMTVIGGFFLLFYLCGYFYFQRKAV from the coding sequence ATGCTTACTATTTTGAAATCGGAATGGTTTAAACTGCGCAAATCAAACATTATCGGCATCCTTCTAGTAGGGCCGCTGATTGGGATAGGTGCCGGGATTGGGGCAGACACAGCTGATGCAGCGGGGATGATGAACGAATGGTATATGCTTTTGATTTATATGAATTTGCCTTATGCGGTTCTCTTTTTGCCGTTAGTAACGGGAGTCCTGGCAAGCCTTGTCTGCAGGTATGAGCATCAGGCCGGGGGCTGGAAGCAGCTGCTGGCGCTGCCAGTCACAAGGGGGAAAGTGTTTGCGGCTAAATATGTTCTGATCCTGTTATTGGTTTTGTTTATCCAGTTATTTTATTTGGCCGCTATTGCAGGAGCAGGATTATATAAAGGCATAGCTGATCCTTTTCCGGCGGCGATTGTCTGGAAGAGCATACTGGGAGGCTGGGTCGCAGCGTTCCCATTAGTCGCGCTGCAGCTGTGGATGTCCGTCTGGTTCAAAAGCTTTGCTGCGCCTTTTGCGGTCAACGTTGTTTTTACGCTGCCATCCATTCTGGCGATGAATTCCGAGAAAGTGGGTCCCTATTATCCGTGGGCACAGCCATTTGCCATGATGTATCCAGCGACAGAGAGCGGTGACATTTTCTTTATTCCATGGGAGCAGCTTATGACTGTGATCGGGGGATTCTTTTTACTGTTTTATCTGTGCGGCTATTTTTATTTTCAGCGGAAGGCTGTGTAG
- a CDS encoding ABC transporter permease: MMGKLLSAEFMKIKRKGIWFLTVLGPIGVVAMQMVNYGVRKDYLFGQNDDRWGYYLDNIHSFTPLAIVLGIVILTSFMSSIENETNAWKQLMALPVSKMRVYLSKFTVLSLLLLISSVLLLLFTLAFGISLDLGGEIAYAGLLKYSFYPFFAALPVLALQLWAATVSVNQGVPITLGILGVILTYAGHALPDWLIWKWPLLLNDWEEPIINVLLGAGAGLLLYAAGMIDFVRRDVK, translated from the coding sequence ATGATGGGAAAGTTGCTGTCCGCCGAATTTATGAAAATCAAGCGGAAAGGAATTTGGTTTCTGACCGTCCTGGGTCCAATTGGGGTAGTAGCCATGCAGATGGTCAATTACGGGGTGCGCAAGGATTACTTGTTCGGACAGAATGATGACCGCTGGGGGTATTATCTGGACAATATCCATTCGTTCACACCGCTGGCGATTGTGCTGGGCATCGTCATTCTGACATCTTTTATGTCAAGTATTGAAAATGAAACGAACGCCTGGAAACAGCTGATGGCACTGCCGGTTTCGAAAATGAGGGTGTATTTATCAAAATTCACGGTGCTGTCACTTCTGCTCCTGATTTCTTCTGTGCTTTTGCTGCTGTTCACGCTTGCTTTTGGAATCTCTCTGGATTTGGGCGGTGAGATTGCGTATGCCGGACTGCTTAAATATAGCTTTTATCCTTTTTTTGCGGCATTGCCTGTTTTGGCGCTGCAGCTATGGGCAGCGACCGTGAGTGTGAACCAGGGTGTGCCAATCACCCTGGGCATTCTGGGTGTGATTTTGACTTATGCTGGCCATGCCTTACCGGATTGGCTGATCTGGAAATGGCCGCTGCTGCTGAATGACTGGGAGGAACCAATCATCAACGTCTTGCTTGGCGCCGGAGCGGGCTTATTATTATACGCAGCCGGCATGATTGATTTTGTGAGAAGGGATGTGAAATAG
- a CDS encoding ABC transporter ATP-binding protein, translating to MEYIVRTENLSKHFGQEKAVSGLEMKIPKGEIYGFLGPNGAGKTTTIRMLLGLMKPTSGRIEIFQKDLKKERLNILRRMGSLVESPSYYPHLTAKENLEAIRKILGVPKQRIDEVLGIVRLTAAGDKKVKGFSLGMKQRLGIAASLLNNPELLILDEPTNGLDPSGIIEIRNLIKSLPSECGMTVLISSHLLSEIDQMATTVGIVTKGKMIFQDSIEAMRMFAQQSVLLKVSESDKAWRSLLGRGMKAGLDNGIISLPQLSDEKVAEAVRGLVADGFSVYRVEEEKRSLEDIFLQMTREEQAG from the coding sequence ATGGAGTATATCGTAAGAACAGAAAATTTATCAAAGCATTTTGGTCAGGAGAAAGCTGTGTCAGGACTGGAAATGAAAATACCTAAAGGAGAGATCTACGGATTTCTGGGACCGAATGGGGCAGGGAAAACAACGACGATCCGGATGCTGTTGGGCCTGATGAAGCCCACTTCAGGCAGAATTGAAATTTTTCAAAAAGATTTAAAGAAAGAAAGGTTAAATATATTGAGACGTATGGGCTCGCTTGTGGAGTCACCATCCTATTATCCGCATTTAACGGCAAAAGAAAATCTGGAAGCCATAAGAAAAATATTGGGTGTGCCGAAACAGAGAATCGATGAAGTACTGGGAATTGTCCGGCTGACAGCTGCCGGGGATAAAAAAGTAAAGGGCTTCTCACTGGGGATGAAGCAGAGGCTTGGGATTGCTGCCTCGCTGCTGAATAACCCGGAACTGCTGATTCTCGATGAGCCGACAAACGGTTTAGACCCTTCAGGAATTATTGAGATCCGCAATTTAATTAAAAGCCTGCCATCGGAATGCGGGATGACCGTGCTGATCTCAAGCCATCTATTATCGGAGATTGACCAGATGGCGACAACAGTTGGCATTGTGACAAAAGGGAAAATGATATTTCAGGATTCTATTGAAGCGATGCGCATGTTTGCACAGCAATCTGTACTATTAAAGGTCAGCGAGAGCGATAAAGCCTGGCGCTCCCTGCTGGGAAGAGGAATGAAGGCTGGTTTGGATAATGGCATCATTTCGCTGCCCCAGCTGTCGGATGAAAAAGTGGCTGAAGCTGTACGCGGACTTGTGGCAGATGGATTTTCCGTTTATCGGGTGGAAGAAGAAAAGCGGTCATTGGAAGACATATTCCTGCAAATGACAAGAGAGGAGCAGGCTGGATGA
- a CDS encoding sensor histidine kinase — translation MKRFFQSLQARYMAIILVALFLFQAAYLLVAMLAMGLQEDILGEQKQNQNETDPKQIEEKWHADAKALENSSSESISSLFAEWKKTYPDASMFWVDEMGNLMEQLDVKGNLPAQWTPAYTAKFIKERYGGDPFTVISFIGGDEKNGFIVLEIPRNLFLPPMVKVAEKYGIFLGAGLLLIITLFIIVSFLFFRGIRKRLLHLQEAMERRDMDSLPIGIDVQKNDEIGQLEKTFNEMVEELKESKQREQEEEQLRRELIANLSHDLRTPLTKINAQTYSIAKEDLSPEGKQAVKALETSIVNIDRLIENLMSYTLLMASKHKQELIELDAVRFVRENMASWYPVFEKEGFEVNIELEPFEKKWQADPMWLGRIFDNILQNVLRHAKDGLFLEVATESTEVCDVIVFTDYGNGLKNSSNEKGAGIGLSIVDMMVKGMKLEWDIESGDSGTVIKIIRKH, via the coding sequence ATGAAAAGATTTTTTCAATCGCTGCAGGCGAGGTATATGGCAATTATTCTGGTTGCCTTATTTCTGTTTCAGGCAGCTTATTTACTCGTGGCTATGCTGGCTATGGGTCTTCAGGAAGACATCTTAGGGGAACAGAAACAAAACCAAAATGAAACGGATCCTAAGCAGATTGAAGAAAAATGGCATGCGGATGCAAAAGCATTGGAAAATAGCTCAAGTGAATCCATAAGCAGTCTGTTTGCTGAATGGAAAAAGACGTATCCTGATGCTTCGATGTTTTGGGTAGATGAAATGGGAAATCTGATGGAGCAGCTGGATGTGAAGGGGAATCTGCCTGCTCAGTGGACGCCTGCCTATACAGCGAAGTTTATTAAGGAGAGGTATGGCGGAGACCCCTTTACAGTCATTAGCTTTATTGGCGGTGATGAAAAAAATGGTTTTATCGTTCTGGAAATACCGCGGAATTTGTTTCTTCCGCCGATGGTGAAGGTAGCAGAAAAATACGGAATCTTCTTAGGAGCGGGTCTGCTTTTGATCATTACCCTGTTTATCATCGTCTCCTTTTTATTTTTCCGGGGCATTCGCAAAAGGCTGCTTCATCTCCAGGAGGCAATGGAAAGACGGGATATGGACAGCCTGCCGATCGGTATTGATGTGCAAAAGAATGATGAAATTGGCCAGCTGGAGAAGACCTTTAATGAAATGGTCGAGGAGCTTAAAGAAAGCAAGCAGCGCGAGCAGGAGGAAGAGCAGCTTAGGAGGGAGCTGATTGCTAATCTTTCACATGATCTGCGCACGCCTTTGACGAAAATCAATGCGCAAACCTACTCGATCGCAAAGGAAGATTTGTCTCCTGAAGGGAAACAGGCTGTCAAAGCACTGGAAACATCAATCGTCAATATTGATAGACTGATAGAAAATTTAATGAGCTACACGCTTTTAATGGCTAGCAAGCATAAGCAGGAGCTGATCGAGCTGGATGCAGTCCGGTTTGTTCGTGAAAATATGGCGTCCTGGTATCCTGTCTTTGAGAAGGAAGGCTTTGAAGTGAACATCGAGTTAGAGCCATTTGAGAAGAAATGGCAGGCCGATCCAATGTGGCTGGGCCGTATTTTTGATAACATTCTGCAAAATGTGCTGCGGCATGCGAAGGATGGGCTTTTTCTTGAAGTGGCGACAGAATCCACCGAAGTGTGCGATGTCATTGTTTTTACCGATTATGGAAATGGGCTGAAAAACAGTTCCAATGAAAAGGGAGCAGGGATTGGCTTATCCATTGTGGATATGATGGTAAAGGGTATGAAACTTGAGTGGGATATTGAGTCCGGTGACAGTGGTACAGTGATTAAAATCATTAGAAAACATTAG
- a CDS encoding response regulator transcription factor, whose translation MARILYIEDESDIGSWLKNDLGERGHEVIWLQTGEGMEGYLSDADIAILDVMLPGLDGFSIGKRIKKVKNDMPVLMLSARAAVEDKLEGLSFADDYLTKPFQPDELAARIEVLLRRFQKNDQVLELHHLQVHTKDMRIIDREADREIQLTGKQYQLFQFFIRHLNQILTKEQLYEGVWGEQYMEGDKTMMVHIRYLREKLEKNPSRPEIIETIRGIGYRVKI comes from the coding sequence ATGGCGCGAATCTTATACATAGAAGATGAAAGCGATATTGGCAGCTGGCTGAAAAATGATTTAGGGGAAAGAGGCCATGAGGTGATCTGGCTACAGACCGGGGAAGGGATGGAAGGGTATCTTTCTGATGCGGATATTGCGATTTTGGATGTGATGCTTCCCGGGCTTGACGGGTTTTCGATAGGGAAGCGAATTAAGAAAGTAAAGAATGACATGCCGGTACTTATGCTTTCGGCAAGGGCGGCGGTGGAGGATAAGCTGGAGGGCCTGAGCTTTGCGGATGATTATTTGACAAAGCCTTTCCAGCCGGATGAGCTTGCCGCGAGGATTGAAGTATTGTTAAGGCGATTTCAAAAGAATGATCAGGTGTTGGAGCTTCACCACTTGCAGGTACATACAAAGGATATGCGGATTATCGACCGGGAGGCAGACCGTGAAATTCAATTGACAGGCAAGCAGTACCAGCTCTTTCAGTTCTTCATTCGTCATCTGAATCAGATTCTGACAAAAGAGCAGCTTTATGAAGGCGTTTGGGGAGAACAATACATGGAGGGCGACAAAACAATGATGGTTCATATCCGCTATCTTCGTGAAAAGCTCGAGAAGAATCCTTCACGTCCTGAAATCATTGAGACCATTCGCGGAATCGGCTACAGGGTGAAGATATGA